The genomic window AGGCGATGAGCAATGTTGCAAAAGAGGCCAAAGCCAGGAAACCATCCCTCTTCGTTGCCATAGACTTCCCGGGATTCAACATGAGGATGTGCGGACGGATGAAGAAGCTCGGGGTGCCGGTCGCCTACTACATCAGCCCTCAAGTTTGGGCGTGGGGAGAAGGAAGGATTGAGAAGATAAGGAAGAATGTGGACAAGATGCTGGTGATTTTCCCATTTGAAGAGGAGTTCTACAGGAAAAGAGGCATCCTGGCAGAGTACGTCGGACATCCGCTTGTGAAGAAGGTGAAGGCGGGCAGGTCCAGAGATGAGTACCTGGACGAGATTGGGTTTGACAAAACCAGGCCCGTGATCGGGCTTCTTCCGGGAAGCAGGCTTCAGGAAGTGAGAAGAGTTCTGCCGGAAATGCTAGGGGCTGCGGAGATTCTTTCGGAGAGAGGGGCTGTATCGCAGTTCCTGCTTGGGCCGGGCGTTTCGCTGGAAGAGAAAGAAATGAAGAGGCTGCTCGGGAGTCTTTCGGCAAGAGTGAAGATAGACAAGGGCCGGACTTATGATCTGATGTCGGCATCCGACCTTAATCTTGTCACATCT from Candidatus Eisenbacteria bacterium includes these protein-coding regions:
- the lpxB gene encoding lipid-A-disaccharide synthase — its product is MREIQKRGSFSFFGIGGRHMREAGVELLYSTDELAVMGFGEVVGKIPFFLKAMSNVAKEAKARKPSLFVAIDFPGFNMRMCGRMKKLGVPVAYYISPQVWAWGEGRIEKIRKNVDKMLVIFPFEEEFYRKRGILAEYVGHPLVKKVKAGRSRDEYLDEIGFDKTRPVIGLLPGSRLQEVRRVLPEMLGAAEILSERGAVSQFLLGPGVSLEEKEMKRLLGSLSARVKIDKGRTYDLMSASDLNLVTSGTATLEAALLEKPMIILYKTSALSWLIGRAVVKLPYIGLANIVAGGKVVPELLQDRCRRDIIADTAEELLRNGDGKAAIKKAFSTLRSTLGERDAPSTAAERALSLLRGIRH